AAAAAAGGACAATTTATGTCTCCTGAAGCCATGATTTATGCTGTAGATAAAATACGGCAGTCCAGTAAGGCGGAACCTTGGTTAACGGATAGAGGATCTTGCTTTGGTTACCATGATCTTATTGTAGACTACAGAGGAATTCCGACCATGCAATCCTTTGGAGTGCCTGTCATCATGGATTGTACACACGCCCTGCAACAGCCCAATCAAACCATTGGGGTCACCGGCGGAAGACCCGATCAAATACCTACCATTGCCAGAGCAGCGATTGCTGTTGGTGTAGATGGAATTTTTATTGAAACACATCCAAAACCTTCGGAAGCAAAATCTGATGGTGCGAACATGTTGCCTTTGGATCAAATGGAAGAACTACTAACTCGTCTTGTAAAAATCAGAAAGGCCATCCTTTAATGATCTATGGCTTTAACATTAGATACAAAGATTCCCCATCAAAAAATTCACGATGCGCTTTGGTTAAAAGCACATATACAAGACAAGCTTAAACTAAAAGAAAATTTTAGTTATAAAATTGTCAGAAGAAACATTGATGCGAGATTTCAACAGGTTCAATACGTTTTAAGAATCGAGGTTGATCTTGAAAATAAAATTCAAAATAATTACAAACCACTCGAAAGAATTTTCCCAAAATTTAAATCTCAAAATCCGGTTTTAATAGTGGGAGCAGGACCTTGCGGTTATTTTGCAGCATTGCATTTATTGACCAAAGGAATTCGTCCAATCATCATTGATCGCGGCAAAGATGTGCAAAGTCGCAGAAGAGATTTAAGAGCGATCCAACAAATGGGCATTGTAAATCCTGAATCCAATTATTGCTTTGGTGAAGGTGGAGCAGGAACCTATTCAGATGGAAAATTGTACACCCGATCCAACAAAAGAGGTGACATTATGAATGTATTGGATTGGTTGGTCGCCCATGGCGCCACCGATGACATATTGGTAGATGTACATCCGCATATCGGTAGCAATAAGTTGCCAGCAATATTGGCAAGAATGAGACAAACCATTTTACAACATGGTGGTGAAATCCATTTTAATACCAAAATGATTGATTTTAAAATAGTCAATCAACAAATCAAAAGTGTATCAACCAACAAAGAAACTTTTGATGTAAGTCATTTGATTTTAGCTACCGGGCATTCTGCAAGAGACATTTATTTACTCTTACAGAGCAAAGGAATCTTGATTGAGACCAAAGCTTTTGCCCTCGGACTTAGAATCGAACATCCGCAGTCCATCATTGACCAGGCACAATACCATTGCTTCCCTCGTCCTTCTACCATTCCACCAGCTGCGTACGGTTTGAGTGCTCAAGTAGATCAAAAAGGTGTTTTTTCCTTTTGCATGTGCCCGGGAGGTTTAATCATTCCTGCGGCTACAGCTCCGGGAGAAATTGTAGTAAATGGGATGTCTTTGTCTAAAAGAGATTCAGCTTTTGCCAATAGTGGCGTAGTCACTTCAGTCGATCAGTCAGACTTTCAACCCTTTGAAAAGGAGGGTCCATTGAAGGGAATGTTTTTTCAAGCAGACATAGAGAAACAAATGTTTGGTGCTGGAGATGGAACTCAGAAAGCACCGGCTCAAAAACTGCTTGACTTTATTGCAGGAAGAGAAAGTAGTTCTCTTCCCAACAGTTCCTATATACCCGGTTTAATCAATGCCCGATTGGATGAACTTTTACCACAAACCATCAGCCACAGGTTAAAACAGGGATTGCGTATTTTTGGAAAAAAAATGCAATCCTATCTATCTCAAGAAGCGGTGTTGGTTGGGACAGAATCTCGTACAAGTGCACCTGTGAAGATTCCAAGAGATTCTGAAAGTTGTGAACATCCACAAATCAAAGGACTATTCCCTTCGGGTGAAGGCGCCGGATATGCCGGAGGCATCCTCTCTGCGGCCATGGATGGTATTAGAGTGGCAGAAGCTATTGCAAAAAATACAAATCAGTAAAAACAGAAATTTATTCATACATTAAATTCTGAATTGGTAAAACCTGGTGGAGTTGTAGCTTATTCATATTCAGTTGATCAATTAAGCCAATTCTTAAAAATTAAAGAGAAAAATAAAGTCAATCCGGCTTAACGGTTCTAATCAAACCTCCATCAAGATATCTTAGATTCATAAATAGCATAAGGCTCCATTGGAAAATAATATTTCTGCCTTTTCCATCGGTATAATAAAATATTATCGGTGACATTTGACTAAAATGATTCAATGGCCTAGCTACTTCAATTTTCTAATGAAGAGTTCAAAATCAGTTTACAATATACATTGAGAGTATAACTTATTTCTTGCATAAAAGACCTTCCATTTCGATATTAAAAAAAAGCAAAAATTTAAATTTTTTGTTAATATTATTAATCTTGTTTAATCTTTTTGTTATTTTGTTAAACAATAGTATGGTTTTTAAATTTAGGTTTAGGTAGTTTAAATTAATCACTTTAAATCTAACTTTATGAAATGGATCTCCTTTTTTCTCCTTAGCTTTCTTTTTACAATCAATTTATTGGGGCAAAATAAGGTTTACGACATGATTGCCTCCTCCCCGGATCATACCATTCTCGAAACCGCTATTGACCTGGCTGGGCTAAAAGATGCGCTCAATGGTGATGGACCTTTTACCGTCTTTGCTCCAACGGATGCAGCCATTCAAGCCTTACCAGAAGGTGTTCTTGACGCTTTACTTGCTGACCCAAGCGGTGCATTAAAAGACATTCTATTGTACCATGTAGTCGGAGCACAGGCTCTTTCATCTGATCTCAGCAACGAGCAGGAAATACAAACACTTCTTGCGAATAAAAATGTGCGTGTGACGATCCGTGCAGAAGGCGTTTTTATCAATGATGCCAAAGTTATTGTTGCAGATTTGGTAGCGGACAATGGTGTGATTCATGTGATCGATGCGGTTTTAACTCCTATTACCTCATCTGTAAACAATCTCAATGTCAATGTTAATATATACCCCAATCCTTTTACTGAGTTTATACACATCGATTTTCCCAATCCTTCAGCTCAGACTTTAAAGATTGAATTACTGGATGTTCAGGGAAAATTGATTCAGTCTTTCAATTCAGGTTCAACGACTGAGCGGATATATGTAAAAGCTGCGCCCGGAACCTATATACTAAAGATAGTGAATCAAGATGCACAACAGGAATTTAAGCTTATCAAAAAATAAAAAACATTGATTTTGTAAATAGAATAAGTTTAAAAGCTTCGGAAAAAATCCGGAGCTTTTTCTTTGAAATTTAATTTTTAAATTTAAAAATATATCATCCATTCTTAAATAGAAATCATGGTTCAGAATAAGAAATATTTAATCATTGGAGCCTCCTCAGGAATCAGACTTGCTATTTCAAAAAAACTATCAGAGAATGGCGCTCATGTGTTGGGTACTTATTTTAAAAATAAAAAGGAAAACATGCATGCTGGTCTTGAGTATCATTACTTAGATGTAATGGGGCAAGAATTTGATCCAAAATATTTAGATGATTCATTGAATGGACTGGTCTATTGTCCCGGAACTATTTCTCTCTTACCCTTTACTCGAATAAATCCCGAAAAATTTCTTGAAGACTATCAATTTCAGTTCCTTGGATTGATTCGTTC
This window of the Saprospiraceae bacterium genome carries:
- the kdsA gene encoding 3-deoxy-8-phosphooctulonate synthase; amino-acid sequence: MSKWNSIAEITKSNKDSFFLIAGPCVVESKELCFQVAEQMIEICKRLSIPYIFKASYRKANRSRIDSFTGIGDAEALAVLKEIGTNFGIPVTTDIHTEEEAVLAGQFVDILQIPAFLCRQTSLLVAAAQTGRIVNVKKGQFMSPEAMIYAVDKIRQSSKAEPWLTDRGSCFGYHDLIVDYRGIPTMQSFGVPVIMDCTHALQQPNQTIGVTGGRPDQIPTIARAAIAVGVDGIFIETHPKPSEAKSDGANMLPLDQMEELLTRLVKIRKAIL
- a CDS encoding fasciclin domain-containing protein, which gives rise to MKWISFFLLSFLFTINLLGQNKVYDMIASSPDHTILETAIDLAGLKDALNGDGPFTVFAPTDAAIQALPEGVLDALLADPSGALKDILLYHVVGAQALSSDLSNEQEIQTLLANKNVRVTIRAEGVFINDAKVIVADLVADNGVIHVIDAVLTPITSSVNNLNVNVNIYPNPFTEFIHIDFPNPSAQTLKIELLDVQGKLIQSFNSGSTTERIYVKAAPGTYILKIVNQDAQQEFKLIKK
- a CDS encoding FAD-dependent monooxygenase yields the protein MALTLDTKIPHQKIHDALWLKAHIQDKLKLKENFSYKIVRRNIDARFQQVQYVLRIEVDLENKIQNNYKPLERIFPKFKSQNPVLIVGAGPCGYFAALHLLTKGIRPIIIDRGKDVQSRRRDLRAIQQMGIVNPESNYCFGEGGAGTYSDGKLYTRSNKRGDIMNVLDWLVAHGATDDILVDVHPHIGSNKLPAILARMRQTILQHGGEIHFNTKMIDFKIVNQQIKSVSTNKETFDVSHLILATGHSARDIYLLLQSKGILIETKAFALGLRIEHPQSIIDQAQYHCFPRPSTIPPAAYGLSAQVDQKGVFSFCMCPGGLIIPAATAPGEIVVNGMSLSKRDSAFANSGVVTSVDQSDFQPFEKEGPLKGMFFQADIEKQMFGAGDGTQKAPAQKLLDFIAGRESSSLPNSSYIPGLINARLDELLPQTISHRLKQGLRIFGKKMQSYLSQEAVLVGTESRTSAPVKIPRDSESCEHPQIKGLFPSGEGAGYAGGILSAAMDGIRVAEAIAKNTNQ